One part of the Arabidopsis thaliana chromosome 1 sequence genome encodes these proteins:
- a CDS encoding glycine-rich protein (glycine-rich protein; FUNCTIONS IN: molecular_function unknown; INVOLVED IN: biological_process unknown; LOCATED IN: endomembrane system; Has 94175 Blast hits to 22560 proteins in 1554 species: Archae - 109; Bacteria - 35702; Metazoa - 26912; Fungi - 5192; Plants - 9321; Viruses - 1410; Other Eukaryotes - 15529 (source: NCBI BLink).), with the protein MEAEIVGEASAAVIMIGGLGLFGTHSLQAGGNGGGSGKGQWLHGGGGEGGGGEGGGGEGGGGQKISKGGGGGGSGGGQRSSSGGGGGGGEGDGGGG; encoded by the coding sequence ATGGAAGCAGAAATCGTCGGGGAAGCTTCTGCGGCTGTGATAATGATCGGTGGTCTCGGCTTATTCGGAACACATTCATTGCAAGCCGGCGGCAACGGCGGTGGAAGCGGCAAGGGGCAGTGGTTacatggtggtggtggtgaaggaggaggaggagaaggaggtggtggagaagGCGGTGGCGGACAGAAAATCTCTAAGGGGGGTGGAGGCGGTGGTAGCGGTGGAGGACAAAGGAGTTCTAGTGGTGGCGGAGGAGGCGGAGGGGAAGGCGACGGAGGAGGTGGCTGA
- the GATL5 gene encoding galacturonosyltransferase 5 (galacturonosyltransferase 5 (GATL5); FUNCTIONS IN: transferase activity, transferring hexosyl groups, polygalacturonate 4-alpha-galacturonosyltransferase activity, transferase activity, transferring glycosyl groups; INVOLVED IN: carbohydrate biosynthetic process; LOCATED IN: endomembrane system; EXPRESSED IN: 14 plant structures; EXPRESSED DURING: 7 growth stages; CONTAINS InterPro DOMAIN/s: Glycosyl transferase, family 8 (InterPro:IPR002495); BEST Arabidopsis thaliana protein match is: galacturonosyltransferase 6 (TAIR:AT4G02130.3); Has 2014 Blast hits to 2000 proteins in 469 species: Archae - 0; Bacteria - 946; Metazoa - 269; Fungi - 2; Plants - 729; Viruses - 0; Other Eukaryotes - 68 (source: NCBI BLink).), giving the protein MHWITRFSAFFSAALAMILLSPSLQSFSPAAAIRSSHPYADEFKPQQNSDYSSFRESPMFRNAEQCRSSGEDSGVCNPNLVHVAITLDIDYLRGSIAAVNSILQHSMCPQSVFFHFLVSSESQNLESLIRSTFPKLTNLKIYYFAPETVQSLISSSVRQALEQPLNYARNYLADLLEPCVKRVIYLDSDLVVVDDIVKLWKTGLGQRTIGAPEYCHANFTKYFTGGFWSDKRFNGTFKGRNPCYFNTGVMVIDLKKWRQFRFTKRIEKWMEIQKIERIYELGSLPPFLLVFAGHVAPISHRWNQHGLGGDNVRGSCRDLHSGPVSLLHWSGSGKPWLRLDSKLPCPLDTLWAPYDLYKHSH; this is encoded by the coding sequence ATGCATTGGATTACGAGATTCTCTGCTTTCTTCTCCGCCGCATTAGCCATGATTCTCCTTTCTCCTTCGCTCCAATCCTTTTCTCCGGCGGCAGCTATCCGATCATCTCACCCCTACGCCGACGAATTCAAACCCCAACAAAACTCCGATTACTCCTCCTTCAGAGAATCTCCAATGTTCCGTAACGCCGAACAATGCAGATCTTCCGGCGAAGATTCCGGCGTCTGTAACCCTAATCTCGTCCACGTAGCCATCACTCTCGACATCGATTACCTCCGTGGCTCAATCGCAGCCGTCAATTCGATCCTCCAGCACTCAATGTGCCCTCAAAGCGtcttcttccacttcctcGTCTCCTCCGAGTCTCAAAACCTAGAATCTCTGATTCGTTCTACTTTCCCCAAATTGACGAATCTCAAAATTTACTATTTTGCCCCTGAGACCGTACAGTCTTTGATTTCATCTTCCGTGAGACAAGCCCTAGAGCAACCGTTGAATTACGCCAGAAATTACTTGGCGGATCTGCTCGAGCCTTGCGTTAAGCGAGTCATCTACTTGGATTCGGATCTCGTCGTCGTCGATGATATCGTCAAGCTTTGGAAAACGGGTTTAGGCCAGAGAACAATCGGAGCTCCGGAGTATTGTCACGCGAATTTCACGAAATACTTCACCGGAGGTTTTTGGTCAGATAAGAGGTTTAACGGGACGTTCAAAGGGAGGAACCCTTGTTACTTCAATACTGGTGTAATGGTGATTGATTTGAAGAAGTGGAGACAATTTAGGTTCACGAAACGAATTGAGAAATGGATGGAGATTCAGAAGATAGAGAGGATTTATGAGCTTGGTTCTCTTCCTCCGTTTCTTCTGGTATTTGCTGGTCATGTAGCTCCGATTTCACATCGGTGGAATCAACATGGGCTTGGTGGTGATAATGTTAGAGGTAGTTGCCGTGATTTGCATTCTGGTCCTGTGAGTTTGCTTCACTGGTCAGGTAGTGGTAAGCCATGGTTAAGACTCGATTCCAAGCTTCCATGTCCTTTAGACACATTGTGGGCACCTTATGATTTGTATAAACACTCCCATTGA
- the CSLD5 gene encoding cellulose synthase-like D5 (cellulose synthase-like D5 (CSLD5); CONTAINS InterPro DOMAIN/s: Cellulose synthase (InterPro:IPR005150); BEST Arabidopsis thaliana protein match is: cellulose synthase-like D3 (TAIR:AT3G03050.1); Has 3375 Blast hits to 3003 proteins in 709 species: Archae - 13; Bacteria - 1269; Metazoa - 102; Fungi - 19; Plants - 1879; Viruses - 2; Other Eukaryotes - 91 (source: NCBI BLink).) produces MVKSAASQSPSPVTITVTPCKGSGDRSLGLTSPIPRASVITNQNSPLSSRATRRTSISSGNRRSNGDEGRYCSMSVEDLTAETTNSECVLSYTVHIPPTPDHQTVFASQESEEDEMLKGNSNQKSFLSGTIFTGGFKSVTRGHVIDCSMDRADPEKKSGQICWLKGCDEKVVHGRCECGFRICRDCYFDCITSGGGNCPGCKEPYRDINDDPETEEEDEEDEAKPLPQMGESKLDKRLSVVKSFKAQNQAGDFDHTRWLFETKGTYGYGNAVWPKDGYGIGSGGGGNGYETPPEFGERSKRPLTRKVSVSAAIISPYRLLIALRLVALGLFLTWRVRHPNREAMWLWGMSTTCELWFALSWLLDQLPKLCPVNRLTDLGVLKERFESPNLRNPKGRSDLPGIDVFVSTADPEKEPPLVTANTILSILAVDYPVEKLACYLSDDGGALLTFEALAQTASFASTWVPFCRKHNIEPRNPEAYFGQKRNFLKNKVRLDFVRERRRVKREYDEFKVRINSLPEAIRRRSDAYNVHEELRAKKKQMEMMMGNNPQETVIVPKATWMSDGSHWPGTWSSGETDNSRGDHAGIIQAMLAPPNAEPVYGAEADAENLIDTTDVDIRLPMLVYVSREKRPGYDHNKKAGAMNALVRTSAIMSNGPFILNLDCDHYIYNSMALREGMCFMLDRGGDRICYVQFPQRFEGIDPNDRYANHNTVFFDVSMRALDGLQGPMYVGTGCIFRRTALYGFSPPRATEHHGWLGRRKVKISLRRPKAMMKKDDEVSLPINGEYNEEENDDGDIESLLLPKRFGNSNSFVASIPVAEYQGRLIQDLQGKGKNSRPAGSLAVPREPLDAATVAEAISVISCFYEDKTEWGKRVGWIYGSVTEDVVTGYRMHNRGWRSIYCVTKRDAFRGTAPINLTDRLHQVLRWATGSVEIFFSRNNAIFATRRMKFLQRVAYFNVGMYPFTSLFLIVYCILPAISLFSGQFIVQSLDITFLIYLLSITLTLCMLSLLEIKWSGITLHEWWRNEQFWVIGGTSAHPAAVLQGLLKVIAGVDISFTLTSKSSAPEDGDDEFADLYVVKWSFLMVPPLTIMMVNMIAIAVGLARTLYSPFPQWSKLVGGVFFSFWVLCHLYPFAKGLMGRRGRVPTIVFVWSGLLSIIVSLLWVYINPPSGKQDYMQFQFP; encoded by the exons ATGGTGAAATCAGCAGCTTCTCAGTCACCATCTCCGGTGACTATAACGGTGACACCATGTAAAGGATCCGGCGACAGAAGCTTAGGATTGACGAGTCCTATCCCACGCGCCTCCGTCATCACCAACCAAAACTCTCCTCTAAGCTCAAGAGCCACGCGTCGCACTTCCATTAGCAGCGGGAATCGGAGATCTAACGGTGATGAAGGAAGATACTGTTCTATGTCTGTGGAAGATCTAACGGCGGAGACGACTAATTCAGAGTGCGTTCTGAGCTATACTGTTCATATCCCACCTACGCCGGATCATCAGACGGTGTTCGCTTCACAGgagagtgaagaagacgagatGCTAAAAGGGAATTCGAATCAAAAAAGTTTCCTCTCTGGGACGATTTTCACCGGTGGGTTTAAATCGGTGACACGTGGTCATGTGATCGATTGTTCTATGGATAGAGCTGATCCGGAGAAGAAGTCAGGTCAGATCTGCTGGTTAAAAGGTTGTGATGAGAAAGTTGTTCACGGGAGATGTGAGTGTGGTTTCCGAATCTGTAGAGATTGTTACTTTGATTGTATCACAAGTGGTGGAGGCAATTGTCCTGGTTGCAAAGAGCCTTATAGGGATATCAACGATGATCCAGAgactgaggaagaagacgaagaagatgaggcGAAACCACTTCCTCAGATGGGTGAATCAAAGCTTGACAAGAGGCTTTCGGTTGTGAAGTCGTTTAAAGCGCAGAATCAAGCTGGAGATTTTGATCATACTCGGTGGTTGTTTGAGACTAAAGGTACTTATGGGTATGGGAACGCTGTTTGGCCTAAAGATGGGTATGGAATCGGGTCGGGTGGTGGTGGAAACGGGTATGAAACGCCACCTGAGTTTGGGGAGAGAAGCAAGAGGCCTCTTACTAGGAAAGTCAGTGTCTCTGCTGCAATTATCAGTCCTTACAG ATTACTCATTGCACTGCGTCTGGTGGCTCTTGGTTTGTTCCTGACATGGAGGGTTCGCCACCCAAACCGAGAAGCAATGTGGTTGTGGGGAATGTCAACGACCTGTGAGCTTTGGTTTGCCTTGTCTTGGCTTTTGGATCAGCTTCCAAAACTCTGTCCGGTTAACAGATTAACTGATTTAGGTGTTCTTAAAGAACGCTTTGAGTCTCCAAACCTCAGGAACCCCAAAGGAAGATCTGATCTTCCGGGTATCGATGTGTTTGTCTCAACTGCAGACCCTGAGAAAGAACCACCTCTGGTCACAGCCAACACCATTCTCTCGATCCTTGCTGTTGATTACCCTGTGGAGAAACTTGCTTGCTACTTGTCAGACGATGGAGGAGCTTTGCTAACATTTGAAGCCTTGGCTCAAACAGCTAGCTTTGCAAGTACATGGGTGCCATTTTGCAGGAAACACAATATAGAGCCAAGGAACCCTGAGGCCTACTTTGGACAGAAGCGTAACTTTCTCAAGAACAAAGTCAGGCTGGATTTTGTGAGGGAAAGGAGGAGAGTGAAGAGAGAATATGATGAGTTTAAGGTCAGAATCAACTCATTGCCTGAAGCGATAAGGAGAAGGTCTGATGCTTATAACGTGCACGAAGAGCTAAGGGCTAAGAAGAAACAGATGGAAATGATGATGGGAAACAATCCACAAGAAACTGTTATAGTTCCAAAGGCCACTTGGATGTCAGATGGTTCTCACTGGCCAGGGACTTGGTCCTCTGGAGAAACCGATAACTCTCGAGGAGATCATGCTGGAATCATTCAG GCAATGTTGGCTCCTCCAAATGCAGAACCAGTTTATGGAGCTGAAGCAGATGCTGAGAACTTAATTGATACAACAGACGTTGACATCAGGCTACCAATGCTGGTCTATGTGTCGAGAGAGAAGCGTCCGGGTTATGACCACAACAAGAAAGCAGGAGCCATGAATGCTTTGGTTAGAACCAGCGCAATTATGTCTAATGGCCCATTCATCCTCAATCTTGATTGTGACCACTACATCTACAACTCTATGGCTTTGAGAGAAGGAATGTGCTTCATGCTTGATCGTGGTGGCGATAGAATCTGCTATGTTCAGTTCCCTCAGAGGTTTGAAGGTATTGACCCAAATGATCGTTATGCAAACCACAACACTGTCTTCTTTGATGTTAGTATGAGAGCTTTGGATGGACTTCAAGGTCCAATGTATGTGGGAACTGGCTGCATCTTTCGGAGAACAGCTCTTTATGGATTTAGCCCGCCAAGAGCAACTGAACATCATGGCTGgcttggaagaagaaaagtcaaGATATCGCTGAGGAGACCAAAAGCCATGATGAAGAAAGACGATGAAGTTTCTTTGCCTATAAATGGAGAATacaacgaagaagagaatgatgaTGGAGATATTGAATCTCTGCTTCTCCCAAAGAGATTTGGTAACTCAAACTCTTTCGTTGCTTCAATCCCAGTTGCTGAATACCAAGGGAGACTCATACAAGACTTGCAAGGCAAAGGCAAGAACAGTAGACCAGCTGGCTCACTTGCTGTCCCACGTGAACCACTTGATGCAGCCACTGTAGCTGAAGCAATCAGTGTGATATCTTGCTTCTATGAGGACAAAACTGAATGGGGTAAAAGAGTTGGATGGATCTATGGATCAGTGACTGAAGATGTAGTCACGGGATATCGAATGCACAACAGAGGATGGAGATCAATCTACTGCGTGACAAAAAGAGACGCTTTCCGTGGAACAGCTCCGATCAATCTAACGGATAGACTTCACCAGGTTCTGAGATGGGCAACAGGATCTGTTGAGATCTTCTTCTCAAGGAACAATGCAATTTTTGCAACCAGAAGGATGAAGTTTTTGCAGAGAGTGGCTTACTTCAACGTTGGAATGTATCCATTCACATCGCTATTCCTCATCGTCTACTGCATTCTCCCTGCGATTTCGCTCTTCTCGGGTCAATTCATAGTCCAATCACTCGACATAACGTTCTTGATCTATCTCCTCTCGATAACACTCACGCTCTGTATGCTATCACTCCTTGAGATCAAATGGTCAGGCATAACTCTCCATGAATGGTGGAGAAACGAGCAGTTCTGGGTCATAGGAGGTACAAGCGCACACCCTGCAGCTGTTCTTCAGGGTCTTCTTAAGGTAATTGCAGGAGTTGATATCTCATTTACCTTGACTTCCAAGTCATCTGCACCAGAAGATGGAGACGATGAGTTTGCGGATCTGTATGTTGTGAAATGGAGCTTTTTGATGGTTCCTCCATTAACTATCATGATGGTGAATATGATTGCAATTGCGGTGGGGCTAGCGAGGACTCTGTACAGTCCGTTTCCACAGTGGAGTAAGCTTGTTGGAGGAGTGTTCTTCAGCTTTTGGGTGCTTTGTCATCTGTATCCGTTTGCTAAAGGATTGATGGGAAGAAGAGGCAGAGTTCCGACCATAGTGTTTGTGTGGTCAGGTTTGTTGTCGATTATTGTGTCGTTGCTTTGGGTTTATATTAACCCTCCTTCAGGGAAACAGGACTATATGCAGTTTCAATTCCCTTGA
- a CDS encoding MRG family protein (MRG family protein; FUNCTIONS IN: chromatin binding; INVOLVED IN: chromatin assembly or disassembly; LOCATED IN: chromatin, nucleus; EXPRESSED IN: 15 plant structures; EXPRESSED DURING: 6 growth stages; CONTAINS InterPro DOMAIN/s: Histone H4 acetyltransferase, NuA4 complex, Eaf3/MRG15 subunit (InterPro:IPR017398), Tudor-like, plant (InterPro:IPR014002), MRG (InterPro:IPR008676), Chromo domain (InterPro:IPR000953); BEST Arabidopsis thaliana protein match is: MRG family protein (TAIR:AT4G37280.1); Has 1083 Blast hits to 947 proteins in 185 species: Archae - 0; Bacteria - 0; Metazoa - 790; Fungi - 163; Plants - 70; Viruses - 0; Other Eukaryotes - 60 (source: NCBI BLink).), giving the protein MGSPNAAAETDLTTDDFIGDTRRDSGSDTETNTDCDGEDLPLLLLPAPPGHFEEGERVLAKHSDCFYEAKVLKVEFKDNEWKYFVHYIGWNKSWDEWIRLDCLLKHSDENIEKQKEQGLKQQGIKSAMAWKVSKMKPRSPNVARGRKRKQDSVDTEKNVLPSDNLLSFNIPPALRKQLLDDFEFVTQMQKLVQLPRSPNVDGILKKYIDSQMKKHGRVTDSLEEILKGLRCYFDKALPVMLLYNNERKQYEESVSGGVSPSTVYGAEHLLRLFVKLPELLVHVNMAEETLKELQDNFVDILRFLRKNQSVLFVSTYKAVEEMEKKEG; this is encoded by the exons ATGGGAAGCCCTAACGCCGCCGCCGAGACGGATCTAACAACCGATGATTTCATCGGAGACACACGACGGGACTCTGGTTCTGATACAGAGACCAACACCGATTGTGACGGAGAAGATTTGCCTCTTCTTCTGCTACCTGCTCCTCCCGGCCACTtcgaagaaggagagagagttTTAGCCAAACACAGTGATTGCTTCTACGAAGCCAAG GTTCTTAAAGTTGAATTTAAAGACAATGAATGGAAATATTTTGTGCATTACATT GGTTGGAACAAAAG TTGGGACGAATGGATAAGGCTGGACTGTCTGTTGAAACATTCAGATGAGAATATTGAGAAACAGAAAGAACAGGGTTTGAAACAGCAAGGGATTAAGAGTGCTATGGCTTGGAAAGTGTCAAAGATGAAACCTAGAAGCCCTAATG TTGCTAGAGGAAGAAAGCGGAAGCAAGATTCTGTTGATACG GAGAAGAATGTGCTTCCCTCTGACAACCTTTTAAGTTTCAATATTCCACCAGCATTAAGGAAGCAACTTCTTGacgattttgaatttgttactCAGATGCAGAAG CTTGTGCAACTTCCGCGTTCTCCAAATGTGGATGGCATCTTGAAGAAGTACATTGACAGCCAAATGAAGAAACATGGCAG GGTAACAGATTCATTAGAGGAAATTCTGAAAGGCTTGCGTTGCTACTTTGACAAAGCTTTACCGGTGATGTTGCTTTACAACAATGAACGGAAGCAGTACGAGGAATCCGTATCAGGGGGTGTTTCTCCTTCAACTGTGTACGGAGCAGAGCATTTGTTGCGACTCTTTG TGAAATTACCGGAGTTGCTAGTACATGTGAATATGGCAGAAGAGACATTGAAGGAATTGCAGGACAACTTTGTTGATATTctcag GTTCTTGAGGAAGAATCAGAGTGTGCTTTTTGTATCGACATACAAAGCAGTggaagaaatggagaagaaagaaggttAG
- a CDS encoding Drought-responsive family protein (Drought-responsive family protein; FUNCTIONS IN: zinc ion binding; INVOLVED IN: response to water deprivation; LOCATED IN: intracellular; EXPRESSED IN: 22 plant structures; EXPRESSED DURING: 13 growth stages; CONTAINS InterPro DOMAIN/s: Zinc finger, C2H2-like (InterPro:IPR015880), Drought induced 19/ RING finger protein 114 (InterPro:IPR008598); BEST Arabidopsis thaliana protein match is: Drought-responsive family protein (TAIR:AT4G02200.1); Has 236 Blast hits to 236 proteins in 21 species: Archae - 0; Bacteria - 0; Metazoa - 2; Fungi - 0; Plants - 234; Viruses - 0; Other Eukaryotes - 0 (source: NCBI BLink).), giving the protein MEDDMWCVSSSGSSRSYRSETAAKYQSGPYQDLEEFEEVDDDIAVEYPCPFCASDYDLVELCHHIDEEHRHEANNGICPVCSKRVKMHMVDHITSHHRDVLKSEQKEMSYREDPYLSDKYLQPHLDELPPSMNHHQHPSKHVSDQFLSFINNSALPNQTKLVLPDSSVEDKNPIKDSSAAKEGTSSCPLSDSDKLEKAKKCEFVQGLLSSAMFDDECDSSE; this is encoded by the exons ATGGAAGACGATATGTGGTGCGTTAGCTCATCTGGTTCTTCTAGAAGCTATCGATCGGAAACTGCTGCTAAGTATCAATCAG GGCCTTATCAAGATTTGGAAGAGTTTGAAGAAGTTGACGACGATATAGCAGTGGAGTATCCATGCCCGTTTTGCGCAAGTGATTATGATTTAGTTGAATTGTGTCACCATATCGACGAAGAACATCGTCATGAAGCTAACAATGGG ATATGTCCTGTATGTAGCAAAAGGGTGAAGATGCATATGGTGGATCATATAACATCACATCATAGAGATGTCTTGAAG AGTGAGCAGAAGGAAATGTCTTACAGGGAAGATCCATATTTATCTGATAAATATCTTCAACCTCATCTTGATGAGTTGCCACCATCTatgaatcatcatcagcatcCCTCTAAACATGTTTCCGATCAATTTTTATCGTTCATCAACAATTCTGCATTACCAAATCAGACCAAGCTTGTGCTGCCTGATTCAAGTGTAGAAGACAAGAATCCGATTAAGGATTCGTCAGCAGCAAAAGAGGGTACATCGTCGTGTCCTTTATCGGATAGTGATAAATTGGAGAAGGCAAAGAAGTGTGAGTTTGTACAGGGACTGTTGTCATCAGCCATGTTTGATGATGAATGTGACTCTTCTGAGTAA
- a CDS encoding Drought-responsive family protein (Drought-responsive family protein; INVOLVED IN: response to water deprivation; EXPRESSED IN: 22 plant structures; EXPRESSED DURING: 13 growth stages; CONTAINS InterPro DOMAIN/s: Drought induced 19/ RING finger protein 114 (InterPro:IPR008598); BEST Arabidopsis thaliana protein match is: Drought-responsive family protein (TAIR:AT4G02200.1).): MEDDMWCVSSSGSSRSYRSETAAKYQSGPYQDLEEFEEVDDDIAVEYPCPFCASDYDLVELCHHIDEEHRHEANNGICPVCSKRVKMHMKEMSYREDPYLSDKYLQPHLDELPPSMNHHQHPSKHVSDQFLSFINNSALPNQTKLVLPDSSVEDKNPIKDSSAAKEGTSSCPLSDSDKLEKAKKCEFVQGLLSSAMFDDECDSSE; this comes from the exons ATGGAAGACGATATGTGGTGCGTTAGCTCATCTGGTTCTTCTAGAAGCTATCGATCGGAAACTGCTGCTAAGTATCAATCAG GGCCTTATCAAGATTTGGAAGAGTTTGAAGAAGTTGACGACGATATAGCAGTGGAGTATCCATGCCCGTTTTGCGCAAGTGATTATGATTTAGTTGAATTGTGTCACCATATCGACGAAGAACATCGTCATGAAGCTAACAATGGG ATATGTCCTGTATGTAGCAAAAGGGTGAAGATGCATATG AAGGAAATGTCTTACAGGGAAGATCCATATTTATCTGATAAATATCTTCAACCTCATCTTGATGAGTTGCCACCATCTatgaatcatcatcagcatcCCTCTAAACATGTTTCCGATCAATTTTTATCGTTCATCAACAATTCTGCATTACCAAATCAGACCAAGCTTGTGCTGCCTGATTCAAGTGTAGAAGACAAGAATCCGATTAAGGATTCGTCAGCAGCAAAAGAGGGTACATCGTCGTGTCCTTTATCGGATAGTGATAAATTGGAGAAGGCAAAGAAGTGTGAGTTTGTACAGGGACTGTTGTCATCAGCCATGTTTGATGATGAATGTGACTCTTCTGAGTAA